The following is a genomic window from Sutcliffiella horikoshii.
TTCGCTTTCCGCGGGAGGAAGGGACAGGTGAGACCCCGGAAGGCGAAGCCTGAGGAGACTCACGGACCGCCCGCAGGCAAGCGAAGCGCCTGAAACGGAAATCAACCGTCTTACAAATTTAAAAAGCATGGTGAAAAAATCACCATGCCTTTTTAAAGTTAGTCCTCCACCGGGACTAGGAGTTTGAATTCGATATCGTCGCGTTCGACATCGAATTTTGTGAATTCTACTTTTGTATCACTCTGCAGCTCTAGTTCTTGCAAAGCGACATAAATGCTCTGTTCGTTCGGTATGATCTTAACCCAAGGTGGTAATGGATAATTATCACCTACATACTTTAAAACCATGGATACAGGTACTTGCAACCTTCCAATCGACATGGAGTCCTGTTTTAAGACAACATCGCCGTTTTCCTGTACTTCAGGAAGAAATGTCATAGTCAGGGGGATGTCTCTTTCAAACACGGTCATTTCACCCCGGAGCTCCACTCTGTCGGTCAGAACTACTTCATAATTTAAAGGGCGTCTCGTTTCTCTTTCCAAATAATAACGTATAAGTTCATTTAAGTCTTCTTTATCAGACTGAATCGTAAATGCGACCCTTTTTCGATCATCATCCCTGCTGGTTAGGTTGAATTTCGAGTTTTTTGGCAGCAACACCAAAAATATAGCTATTCCGGCAATTAAAATATTTATAACTAGCAAGCTTAGAAATGCCGTTTTCCAGTTTATAACTTTTTTCACCATAATCCTCTCCACTACTCTTCTTCTAACATCTCTTCCAATGAGGTCTCCTCATTAAATCGTTTTATTTCATTCACGATGTTGTTACCTATTAACTGATACCCTTTTTGGTTCGGATGAAACTGGTCATCATCAAGAAGATTCTCTTCAGGGTCTATAAAGATGTCCTGTATAGGAACATAGGCTGTATTAGGATATTCATCAAGGATTGAAATAGTTGTAGCATTCCAATTAGTTACTACCTCATTCATTTCTTTTATTTCTTGAAAAAAGTGATAAAAAGGATTGAATAGACCCACAAGGTATATTCTACTGGAATCATTATGTTTTCTGACTTCTCCAAGAACGCTATCCAGCCTTTTTGCGTACAATTCTTGTTCTTTATCAAATAGGGAAAATGTTAGATCCAGAAAGTTCTCACGGATCACCTTCATTAAATCATTTCCGCCAACAGTCATGAAAATCACATCGGCTTCAGCAAGAGCCTCTTGGACTTCTGGGTCTTCCAGTCTTTTTAAGAGATGATTTGTACGGTTTCCCCGGACACCAAGATTGGTGACACTTACGTTATCGATATACGGTTTAGCTTCATAATGTTGTTTGACAATGGAAGTAAACCCGCCGTTTTTGGATTCATCTCCAACCCCTTGTGTGAGGGAGTCACCGAAAAAGACCAACTTAAACGACCTGTCAAAGAACTCTTCCGTAACTTCCTCTTTTTCTTCGATATTCATTATTTTATTCTGGTTTTCCACAGACTCTTCTTTAAAGAAATCTTTGAAAAGTTTTCTCTCACTTTGGCTTTCTCTTCGCTCTTTCGCTTTTTCTAATACGTAACTTGAAGAATTTTCTGCAGAACAACTAACCATACTAATTATTATAAGGCCCAGTAAGGCAATTTTCCAAAATTTAACCATCATGCATTCTCCTTATTTTGTTAAGGATTAAAACCGTTACTTACATTATACGACAGTACACTTTTTATAACATACTCTAGTGTATTTTTCAAAAACTAAAAGGTTAGGGGGTCCATTAAATTGAAGGAAAAAGAAATTCTTGCGTGCAACGAAGAGGTTTCCAAAGAGTTATTTTCAAAGGAACTACATGTGATAGTCGCTGATGGATTGAGTGCCAGCAGAGAAGAAGAGTTTGATAAGAATCAAAAGGATCACTCTGAATAAAGAGTGATCCTAAGAACTTCATTTTTTACTTAAGAGAATTTCTGCATGTTCCAATATCTCTTCGTAAGGAACATCCAAGCCATCATAACTTTTAATGATCGTACCTTCCTGGTCAATCAAATAAAAACTGGTTCCATGGACAACTTCTCCCCCGTTTTTGGGTTTAGCTACAATTGTTTTAAAGTTATCCATTCCAAACTTTTCTATCTCTTTCTGTGTATAGCCTGTTAAAAAGTCCCAAGAAGTATAGTCCGCTTCAAAGTTATTCCCGAACTCTTTAAGTACTTCAGGACTATCAACTTCTGGATCAACAGAAAAAGACAGAAATTGAACATCTAATTGTTCTTCATTGGCCATTCTTTGCAACCTGGCCATGTTGGCCGTCATAGGAGGACATACAGTTGTGCAGTTAGTAAAGACCATATTCGCTACTGTGACTTCACCTTTCAAATCCTCTAAACTAACCTGCTCGTTATCTTGATTTATGTACTGAAAATTTGCCAGTTCCCAATCCGTTGTATCGGGTATTTCTGAATTGAAACTACATGCAGCCAGAATGACTGAACAAAGTCCTATTACTATTATTTTACTGTTATTTAACACGCGCTTCACCTGATTTCGCTAGTTATTTTCCATTTTTCAATCAAATCGTACCATTTATCACCGGGATATAAAAGGAACTCCTGATGAAATTCATAAAAAAAACATATTTAATATAGATGGGGGTTAAGGGATGCGAAGAGAATCTGAGAATATTAGTATTATATCTATTACATCAACTTCCTTTATTCTTGTACTTGGAAACTCGATGCTAATTCCAGTGCTTCCTGAAATCCGTCATGATTTGCAACTAACTCAAGTACAAGCCAGCCTTATCCTATCGATATTTTCCATTGCGGGAGCAGTTACCATCCCTTTCATCGGATATTTGTCAGACAGGTTCTCCCGAAAGCACATAATACTTGCCTCTCTTTTGCTTTATGGTATTGGCGGATTGGTTTCAGGGACAGCATCGATTCTACAAACATCTTTTTCATTTGAAGGAATCATTTTTGGCAGGGTTCTTCAAGGGATAGGCTCGGCTGGTACAGCTCCAATTGCGATGGCAATCGTTGCAGATTTGTTTTCAGGAAGTAAACAGTTGAAGGTATTGAGTCTAATGGAAACAACCAACAGTTTAGGGAAAGTAGTTTCGCCTTTGATTGGAGCATTTATAGCGTTAATCATGTGGCATTATATTTTCTTCGTCTTCCCGTTAGCATGTAGCATTTTGTTTATTTTGTTTATTTTATATGTTAAAAACGAGGAGTCTCCTTCTGAAAAGTTGATTTTTAAGGACTATGCAAGACATTTAGCAGGGGTTATGAAAGATAATAAGTTTTATTTACTTACAAGTTATAGTGCAGGTGCGCTGTGTCTTTTCCTGCTATTTGGCATTCTCTTTTATTCTTCAGACCTTTTGGAGAGTCAGTTTGAGACGCATGGGTTTATGAATGGTGTCATACTCTCTTTCCCGCTTTTGTTTTTGACGGTTGCTTCTTTTCTTACTGGAAATGTAATTGGAAAGTTCAGCAATTACATAAACCGAATTCTTATTGTGAACTTTTTGCTATTGAGCGTCTTTCTACTAGGGATATTGCTTTATGACAGCCTTTGGTGGACGATTTTATTCATATCCTTGATTAGCACTTCTATTGGCATCATTCTTCCATGTATGAATGCCATCATCACTAATTCTGTAAAAAAAGAAGCGAGAGGATTTGTGACGGCTTTGTACGGGTCGGTCAGATTTGTTGGAATTGCGCTCGGCCCAATGGTATTTGGCTATTTTATGGATTTCTCTATTCCCACGATTTTTGTTTTATCTTCTTTACTCTGTCTTTTACAAGCAATCCTTTGCTTCTTCTATTTAGATAAGACAAATAAAAGCATCTCGTTTCATGCCATCATCAACAGGTTTTCCATATTCCACTTTCCATTTCAAAGAAAAAAACAAAGAGGCTGACTTTTATGTCAACCTCTTTTAAATAGAATAAATCCTGTTGATTTCCGTTCCAGGCACTTCGCTTGCCTGCGGGCGGTCCGTGAGCCTCCTCGGCTTGCGCCTGTGGGGTCTCACCTGTCCCTTCCTCCCGCGGGCGTCTGCGCGCCTTCCACTCCAATCAACAAAGCTACTTCATTAACTGAAGGGATTGTGAAAAATCACCTAACTGAGTTACCTGTAAAAGCAAAAACATTTCGTTCTCGTAAGTTTCAGCTGTGGATTGGAGCAAATGGCGTAGACTCCAGCGGGGGAGTAACGGTAGGTTGAGACCCCTGAAGCGTTGTGAGGAGGCTCAAGCGCCGTCCCGCGGAAAGCGAAGCCATTTGCGGAAAGGAACAGCGGTAATCAACAAATATCTAAATTTTTATCTGCGTTTCCTGTTCTTTGCTTTTAAGAGTTGATTCATACGATCCTCTGAGGCTTTTGTTTCTTTTGGTTTATCTTCTGTATCTTTTCGTCGTTTAAATTCTTTCATTTGTTCCAATTTCGGCTCTTCCCTTTTTACAGGCTGACTGGATTTGAGTGGTGCTTTATTTCTTTTAACTACAGGTGCCTTCCATTTTTTCTCTGACTTGACCTTATCCTTGTTCTCCTTCCCTTTTTTCGAGAAGGCAAGTGATATCAAACCAAATCTTCTTATAAAGATTTCAATAATCAATAAGAAAAAAGCGATGATGATAAAAGGGAGCCACACCGTCTGAGATTGGTAAACATTTTTATGATAGGGACGGAAGACATCTTTTGGGTCTTCTATCAGCATTCCATTTTGATTGGCTGTTATATTTTCAAGCAACTCCAAATTTACAGGCCTTTGTTCAAATTCTGTGGAAAAAGGGACAACCATTCCGCTTGTAAAGGTTGAGACCGTCTCCCCTTCCTCTTCTTGTGTAATATTGAGGAAGTAAATATCGGGTATGGCTGAAAATTCCACTTCGTACTGGCCAGGTCCCACCATTTTACTTTTAGCGTCTTCGATAATCTGCCCCTTATTGTTTGATACAGAGATAGAAACCGGCATTAGTATATCCTCGATTGCTTCCACCTTCACGGAAGCTCTTCCTCCATCAACAGAGGAAGTGATGTCATAAGCACCTTGCTCATAAGATGGCAATGACCATGTTATCATTTCGTTCCAAAAAGAGGTCCATTCTTTCCATGAAGGGAACCCACCACTCCAAGCTCCGGAAACATCGGACGTCCAGGCGATCGTTCTACCAAGGCCGTAATTCATTCGAGCGAGGATTGGGTCCTCTTTTTCACTTGATATGATCTGTTCAGCCCTTGATTTCAGGGTAGTTGCAATATACGTATTTAGAAACGGCGTCCCGCTTTCGAACCTCTTAGACCAATCATATCCTGCATATACAGTAGGTACATGTGGATTGTCTTCTATATATGTTTTGGTAGTAAGGGCCGTCTCCCTTGAGAGAATACTCGGGACGGAGCTTGCCTCATAAACTTCATAAAACCTACCTGTCCCGATTTCTGCAAGTTCCTCTAACAAGGAAGTATCTGCATCTCCACCGATTGCTACTGTGGATAATGTGACATTGTTCGTTAAGCCTTCTTCGATGATTTCTTCATAAGGTCCATCATTGGATTGTCCATCGGTCAGTAGAATAATATGCTTGCGTTTTAAATCCATCTCATTCAATTGCTCGTAAGCCTGGTTAAGTGCAGGGAATATATCTGTTCCACCACCCAATGCAGTTGAACGGATTGTATCTATTACCTCTTCTTTATCCTTGATCGGTTCGGTCTCTACGACTGTCCAAGGTTCGGTATCAAAGGCAATAAAACCAAATGTATCCTCTTCTTTTAACAGTTCTACAGAACGAGCGGCAGCCTCTTTCGCTAAATCAAATTTTTCTCCCATCATACTTCCCGAACGGTCCAGTACGATGATTAAACCAAGTGATGGGATTTCCTTTTTGCCTTTTACATCCATATCCACCGGAAGTATTTTCTCAATCGGAGTTTGGAAATAACCGCCTAGACCATAGGATTCATTACCTCCTGTCATTGTAAAGCCTACACCAAAATCCCTGACTGCGGTTTCAATGAGTTCCATCTGATTACCACTTAAAAGGTGACCAGACACATTATGGAAAATAATACTTTCATATGCCAGGAAACCACTAAGTGTCGTCGGCAACAGGCTTGGATGGATACGATCAATCTTCCATCCGCTTGCATCTAACGCACGGAATACATTATCCCCTTCACCCTCTTGATCGACCATGAGTACTTTAGGTTGACCCGATACTAGTGTTAAGGAGTGAGATATATTGTTTTCCACAATTTTATCTGATTTTGGAAAAATTTCTGCTTTAAATGTGTACAATCCAGGATCTGTTAATGGAACGGAATAGGAGTAATTATTCGATCCCTTTGCCACTACAATTTCTTCTTTTATGATGGTTTCATTATTTTGAGTTATATGCAGAGTGGCTGTTGTGTCCACATTGGCTTCTAAACCGACCTGAAAAGGAACCGCTTCCCCTTCAAAGCTTGATTGTGGAGTATGAAAGGATTGAAGTGACACATCTTCCACAAAGGGTGACTGAAAAGCCATTGCATCCATTTCTATATTTCGTCCTGAATAAAAGGTGGATTGTCTGGCACTGTTCCCGTTTGTTTCTACTCCATCAGTCATCAAAACAATTCTGCCTTTACGATCCTCCGGGATGTAATTTGCAGCAAATTTCAATCCCTCTTCTAGATTCGTGAATTGAGGACTGTCATTTACAGAAAGCTGTTGAATCGTTTCTTGTTCGTCGGTAAAGGAACGTTCAAGTTTAGGCTTTTCTGAAAAAGTAACAATGCTATAACTATCCTCTTCTTTCTTTTGCTCGATCGCCTCATTAATGGAGGAAAGGATTTGCCCTTCCATCCTTTTCACACTGTCGGACTGATCGACAAGAAAAACGGTATGTGTTCCTTTTACAGGGGAAAGAAAAGATGGCATACATAGTCCAAGTATAAGTAGGAAATAGATGATGCTTCGCAAGGAGATGATGACATATTCCTTTTTCCGCTTCGTTTTCTTTTTACGCCAGAACAAAACTAGACTGATTAAGACCGGGATAAGAAATAAAAGCATGAGAGGGTGTTCAATTTGAAATTCCACGTCTGTAAACCTCCCATTCTACCAGTAATACGACAAGAGCAAGTAATAAAAATAAATAGGAGATGTTAATGCTTGTTGTTGTCTCCTTTTCCTGATCGCCAGAGGAAACTGCCGATATGTTAAAGCTTTCTTCTGTCTTAATCGATTTTTCTGATTCCTCTAACATGATGGTAAAAGTCCTGGATTCTTCCGTTTGGTCCATTGTCTCTCTTAGTGTATACAGACCGGGTGTCAGCGGGAGATCCATAGGTTGTTCAAATGTCTCATAAGAGAAGACA
Proteins encoded in this region:
- a CDS encoding YpmS family protein yields the protein MVKKVINWKTAFLSLLVINILIAGIAIFLVLLPKNSKFNLTSRDDDRKRVAFTIQSDKEDLNELIRYYLERETRRPLNYEVVLTDRVELRGEMTVFERDIPLTMTFLPEVQENGDVVLKQDSMSIGRLQVPVSMVLKYVGDNYPLPPWVKIIPNEQSIYVALQELELQSDTKVEFTKFDVERDDIEFKLLVPVED
- a CDS encoding SGNH/GDSL hydrolase family protein, which encodes MMVKFWKIALLGLIIISMVSCSAENSSSYVLEKAKERRESQSERKLFKDFFKEESVENQNKIMNIEEKEEVTEEFFDRSFKLVFFGDSLTQGVGDESKNGGFTSIVKQHYEAKPYIDNVSVTNLGVRGNRTNHLLKRLEDPEVQEALAEADVIFMTVGGNDLMKVIRENFLDLTFSLFDKEQELYAKRLDSVLGEVRKHNDSSRIYLVGLFNPFYHFFQEIKEMNEVVTNWNATTISILDEYPNTAYVPIQDIFIDPEENLLDDDQFHPNQKGYQLIGNNIVNEIKRFNEETSLEEMLEEE
- a CDS encoding SCO family protein, with product MKRVLNNSKIIVIGLCSVILAACSFNSEIPDTTDWELANFQYINQDNEQVSLEDLKGEVTVANMVFTNCTTVCPPMTANMARLQRMANEEQLDVQFLSFSVDPEVDSPEVLKEFGNNFEADYTSWDFLTGYTQKEIEKFGMDNFKTIVAKPKNGGEVVHGTSFYLIDQEGTIIKSYDGLDVPYEEILEHAEILLSKK
- a CDS encoding MFS transporter; amino-acid sequence: MRRESENISIISITSTSFILVLGNSMLIPVLPEIRHDLQLTQVQASLILSIFSIAGAVTIPFIGYLSDRFSRKHIILASLLLYGIGGLVSGTASILQTSFSFEGIIFGRVLQGIGSAGTAPIAMAIVADLFSGSKQLKVLSLMETTNSLGKVVSPLIGAFIALIMWHYIFFVFPLACSILFILFILYVKNEESPSEKLIFKDYARHLAGVMKDNKFYLLTSYSAGALCLFLLFGILFYSSDLLESQFETHGFMNGVILSFPLLFLTVASFLTGNVIGKFSNYINRILIVNFLLLSVFLLGILLYDSLWWTILFISLISTSIGIILPCMNAIITNSVKKEARGFVTALYGSVRFVGIALGPMVFGYFMDFSIPTIFVLSSLLCLLQAILCFFYLDKTNKSISFHAIINRFSIFHFPFQRKKQRG
- a CDS encoding VWA domain-containing protein, coding for MEFQIEHPLMLLFLIPVLISLVLFWRKKKTKRKKEYVIISLRSIIYFLLILGLCMPSFLSPVKGTHTVFLVDQSDSVKRMEGQILSSINEAIEQKKEEDSYSIVTFSEKPKLERSFTDEQETIQQLSVNDSPQFTNLEEGLKFAANYIPEDRKGRIVLMTDGVETNGNSARQSTFYSGRNIEMDAMAFQSPFVEDVSLQSFHTPQSSFEGEAVPFQVGLEANVDTTATLHITQNNETIIKEEIVVAKGSNNYSYSVPLTDPGLYTFKAEIFPKSDKIVENNISHSLTLVSGQPKVLMVDQEGEGDNVFRALDASGWKIDRIHPSLLPTTLSGFLAYESIIFHNVSGHLLSGNQMELIETAVRDFGVGFTMTGGNESYGLGGYFQTPIEKILPVDMDVKGKKEIPSLGLIIVLDRSGSMMGEKFDLAKEAAARSVELLKEEDTFGFIAFDTEPWTVVETEPIKDKEEVIDTIRSTALGGGTDIFPALNQAYEQLNEMDLKRKHIILLTDGQSNDGPYEEIIEEGLTNNVTLSTVAIGGDADTSLLEELAEIGTGRFYEVYEASSVPSILSRETALTTKTYIEDNPHVPTVYAGYDWSKRFESGTPFLNTYIATTLKSRAEQIISSEKEDPILARMNYGLGRTIAWTSDVSGAWSGGFPSWKEWTSFWNEMITWSLPSYEQGAYDITSSVDGGRASVKVEAIEDILMPVSISVSNNKGQIIEDAKSKMVGPGQYEVEFSAIPDIYFLNITQEEEGETVSTFTSGMVVPFSTEFEQRPVNLELLENITANQNGMLIEDPKDVFRPYHKNVYQSQTVWLPFIIIAFFLLIIEIFIRRFGLISLAFSKKGKENKDKVKSEKKWKAPVVKRNKAPLKSSQPVKREEPKLEQMKEFKRRKDTEDKPKETKASEDRMNQLLKAKNRKRR